TTCATGTTATTATtccctctttttttataaaaaaaaaaaaaaaaaaaaaaaaaaagggttttaaaaaatgctaAGGTGTGTGCGTATTGGGGGACTAAATGCGTGTTAACAGTCTCTTCAGTTCAAAATAGTGGTGCATGCACAGTAATATGCTTGTACaggtatatatgcatatacatacatacacacatacatgcacatatatatatatatatatatatgcgggGAGGGGAGGAAAGGTGGTTTAATAAGTAGGGAAAAGAGTTctatgaaatttatttttaaaggcAGTTACATACAAATTGCATAAGAATTAATGGAAATACGCaggaatgaaaaaattgtgcatatttgaaaaaaggtTGTTTACACATAAGGGTGAAAGCACGCACACTACATAGGGATGCGCCCTAGTATATATGCACCCACAAAGAAGTACTTACATATGTACTAATGTTCACAATGCGGTCTCTTTTAACGCATGGACTTACTTCCTCATTTTTTGCGTGTCTAGGCAAATATCTCCTGCTTGACGGAAAGGACGTGCTCGATGACGACAGTTTTCTCCTCCCACTCAAACTGGCTTTCAAATATTTCCCAGTTTTTCTTAAACTGCTCATATTCCTTAAAGGACTGAAAAAGTTTAGTAATTTTGTCCAATTTCTCATTAAATGAATCCTCAACATTTTTCCTTTCAAGTAGTAGTTCATTCCTTTTAGcaattctaattttttcatcaatAACGTCGAATTTTTTGGAGTAATcctttaaattattcttaatatCTAATTTAAGTTTATCACTAAAGAGTGACTTTGGGTGAGGTCTAAAAAGGAATTGATAAAAAGATGGCTTTTTAATAGTCATAAGACATCTGCCTTGAAATgtccaaataaaaaaaccTGCTTCACTATTTTCCTCTCTATAGTTTGAGCTCGAAGCATTAGCAGCATTAGACACGGAGGTAACCAAATATCTACCACAATTACTCCATGCTAATGAACTGACTAACAAGTGTTCATCCTTATGTATTACTTCTACTTCATCATTTGTATTCAAAACACAGAAATATAACATCCCTTCCGATGCTAGGGAAGctagaataaaatatgcaCCTTGAGGTGACCAACGCATAAAGTTCATTTGACTATTAATATCGAATGTACTTGTCCATTTAGCATTTCTAGCAGTTCCtttatttgaaattttataaaatctgATTTGTTGTTTACTTGTATTTTCATCTCGAACAATTAGAGCAAATCTGTTACTATTTGACTCTTCCCAATGAAATTGTTTAGTCTTAACTCCTTCAATTTGAATATTATCAAcaggtatatttttttctcttaagCGGAAAATTTCTAATTGtgtaaattcttttttattttttttactaatttttttttcaatggTTGTTTTAAGACATAAGTAATCTCCTTTACTTTGCCAATGGATAGATGCCTGACTAACatcataaatttttctaGACACTAATTCTTTTCTTGATGGTATTTCTACAAAAGTTAAAGTACCTGGTATACTTGTTGTGCCAGGCATccaaatagaaataatattatctaCTGGTGACCAATCAAATTCTTTTACcatagaatattttaaaggaattctttttttttcttgatcttctaataataacataGATGGTAATTCATATACGTATACTTCTTTTTGTTTACCTACACAagcaatatatttatcatctGGACTCCATAAAAAGtatggaaaatttttttctcttggACTATATTCTGGTGTTATAAAGGAACGAAGTAATTTTCCTGTTATTACCCtccatatacatatagattTTTCATTTCGTAAAGAAGCAGGAGTACCATCCCATgttaatacataattttcatttggCGAAAAACTAATTTCTTTTACACTTTTATGTTGTAAtctaattaatttttcaaaattatcaCCACCCCATAGTGCTATACCTGGGTTATGGAAACTCACTAAGTACGATCCTTGGTTACTCCATTGGACACTTGAAAATGGtgcatttttcttaaaagtGGTATATATTAACTGCGGTTCTTTTTCTAATGGATCAAACCAATGTACTTCAAAATGACTATCATATCTAACAATAAACTGCTCTCTACatttttcatcatataaCCACCATCTTATCTTTTCTCTTGTAAATCCAACTACATTAATGGGCATTACATGTTCATCTCGATTTATAATATTCTCTATATCATCCATTTTAGATGCTGTTAATACATGTTTTGCATCCAgctttaatttatttaatatcttTACTGCTTCATTTGCTTGAAAACTATCATTAAATGATACGAAACAAATCCCTTTTGTTTTCTTCTCTTCATCTGTtggcatatatatttttatattcataagaGACGAATCACTAATCTTTGCACTTAAGTGtcgaataaataatttctttaaaacTTCCGCTAACCTACTATGCTTTTCCTCCTCAACTTTTGGTATACCTAATATTGTAATGATTTGAGGAAATCTGGTTTCTAACGTTATTAAAGCTTCTTTTtctgcatattttttatttaacattGCTTCATTCCCCTCATCACTATCGTCAGAAAGGAATTCCTCCAGCCCCTTATCGCTCAGCTCCTCCTTTGTCACCTTCACCATCTTTCACGCGGCAGCACACAAGCATGAATGttcatacacatatacataaaaatatatgtatatgtatatgaatatatgtatatgtatatgtatatgaatatatgtatatgaatatatatatatatatattcctcgTATACGTATGTGCAGTATATTATGAGAGCACGTGTATTTGCAGAGAATAGCGGAAGTTTCccctattttattttctcctGACTTGTTAAGGTGAATTCGCCAATATGAAATTTCAAAAGGGTTACTTTAAATGgggtaaaaataaagaggtaaaacaaaaattggTAGAATAAAATTgggtaaataaaaattgcagAACACAAAtgggtaaaataaaaattgcagAACATAAAtgggtaaaataaaaattgcagAACATAAAtgggtaaaataaaaattgcagAACATAAAtgggtaaaataaaaattgcagAACATAAATaggtaaaataaaagcacGTGGAATTATTATAGGTACAACATAATTACGAAATATAAAATCAGCCGTGGGTcacaaaaataaacattcAAAATGCTAACGTATTTACGTATGTAACGTAAGATGAAATACAATCTCtacatatttcatttatccTTTTCAATCTGCACTTGTCAAGCCAAGccttgttcttttttttttcctttttcgtCAAATTTAGCTTAAACTTTGTcgaagttttatttttttttttttttatatttgtttttgaCTAGCAAAAATTTGTCAAcgtttttaatttatcattataccatgagaaaaaaaaaaaaaagttctatgattatatatatatatgtaattagcACGTATACGTATATTCACTGTTACATGAACTTTTTACGAGAAAAAGTTATAACTCCGTGTTTGCCTTTTTGCAATACccttgtaatatatattacgcTACTATAGTTTTGCTactgcatttttttatttgttaactTATTACTGCTTCTTAAACAATAAATTGATagctttatttatttataatttttttttttttttatatatatactactgCGAGTGCTTGCTTTTTTTGGAATAATTTTACCTCGTAGTGGTATTGtaagtgtatgtatatgtataccaGTACGTATTcgtaaatgtaaaaattatataaacataaatgtattcatgtgcacatgtatgtatgcatgtatatacgcGACGcttcctcttctttttttgagTTACATATTGTGTAATAGTATACCACCCATTTTTTtgccatttttttattcttgaaAATTAACTGTAGATGTATAACTTTagattaaaattttacatcTTAAAAATGATGcattgaaatatatacatatatacatatatacatatatgcatatatatatatatatatacgtatgcccatttttgtaaataacaaataaaaagaacTATAATAATAGTGATAGTtagaacaataataatattactagtaatcataaaattaatatgttcatattttcaaACACTCTTAAAGCAAAAGCACTGAATAAAATGTGCTACAAAGAAAGTGTTTATAAACTAAGGGgcgcagaaaaaaaaaaaaaagaatcatATTAAACTTTACAAGTGTACAGAAATATGAGTACgtgaatatattatgtacatatgtcaGTTGATGTATATCCAAATTTGCACGAGGAAATTGCAAAAATTagagaaaatatatacagtaaaatgtaaaaagaaatgttaagaatatttattaatatcactttaaactttaaaatttaaaacataaaacttaaaatttaaaacataaaacttaaaatttaaaacataaaacataaaacttaaaacataaaattcccttttttaatttttattacgttacatttttattttttctctacGCGCTcctaatgaaaaaaatggcaTAACAGTTTTATAGCAATGGGCACTGCTGCACAGGGgggtatatattatatatatatgtaatatacacattcacatatatacatttgtgtGTATGGATGTATGTACTCATGCATATACGTACTTGTGCAAACAAAAAAGCACTCATTGGggcaatttttttaaggatAAGACGCCTCAATAAGGGGTATATACCAAGTGTGCACATAAGCCTAAAATGAATGCATTTCTGTTTCATATGCGAAATATGAAGAAGGCATGTTCAGTTGCACTTTCGAAAAATGGGGGAATTAGAACATttgtttaataattaatttttttttatgtaaaaggaataaatgcGTTGGGAAAATTATGTACTGAACatctttttacttttcgAAAAGAAGAACATGAACATTTTTCGTTCTTTTTTACAACGCTTAGCTTTGCATCCCCatgaaagagaaaaaaataaaataaatgaataaataaaagaacaaataaataaatgaataaacgaACGGATAAACAAACGAATAAACGAACGAATAAACAAACGAATAAATGAACGAATAAACGAacgaataaacaaataaatatataacgaGATCAACTTGTAGAACAACTGATACAAGAACGGATAATACAGTCCATTCAGAATAAAagtttttgttttcattttaatttatatcacatttaattttaatgttctttttttttagttccccaaaaaagaaaaaatacgtACTCATagtaatatactttttttttttcttttttttttttttttattattttagtaTGACCCTTATACTGTTATAGGTATTACCactttgttctttttttcgtCATCGCATTTACAATGaccaaatatataatactcttttgaatatacaaaaatgtaaattcaATGCAAATAGGTTTGCATATACATTTTTGGACATTTCACAAGTTTACACATTATAAAATACTTTAGATACCTTAcacattttacatatatgtgcatttCATGTTTTACTATGGagtgtaataatttttgtgtaccaggaattttttttttttttttttaaatatgtcaACTTCGAAGTCAAACCCTTTGTCTGAACTAACGAgcttgaaaaaataattttttcctttttctatttttctttttctattttcctttttctattttcctttttctattttcctttttctgttttcctttttcattcttcttttcttGAATTGGTCAAAGGGTTAAAATGCTACAACAAGCTAATAGCTATTAACCACTGTACATAAAGAAATTTCCATAGGGGATTCccaaaaattgtaaattataaattgaaCATTTGAAGTAaatgttcaaaaaaaaaaaaaaaaaaatacatacgcacacatacacaaatatttatatatatatttacatgcaTACTGTGTAACGCTACGAAAGTTAAGCAAAAATATGTGTTACagtttgaaaaaaatgtaaaatatactCAAATTGGAAATATTGGGGTTTCATTTTTGACAAggattttacaaaaaaaaaaataataacatagaataaaataaaaataaaaaaaaaaaaaaatactaaaacaCAGTagagtaaaatataataaaaaaatatacttccTAACAGGTCTGCTATTACCTAGACAAGAACAATTTTTTGGTACATCATTTTAGCCTCATTTTGTCACTATAAATAGGCGTCATTTTTACCATAATTGGTATATATTATCacgttttataaaaaaaaaaaaaagaaaaaatggaaagagtaaaaatggaaagagTAAAAATGGAAGGGGCAAAAATGGAAGGGGCAAAAATGGAAGGGGCAAAAATGGAAGGGGCAAAAATGGAAGAGGCAAAAATCGAGGCGgctttaaatatatgcaacGCTTTACCATCCCATTTATTTGAAGAAACCATAAGAATATTATCAAGAATTGATCAAAATTTAACtaacaatattttaataaataaggaaggaccaataaaaataaaatttgatagtaaagaaaaaaagtattatttaggtaatatgtttaataaggaaaaagatTCATACAGATCtccatatacaaatatatattatcctGACCATTTCCCAAATGGTTATGTACCCTCTGAACAGTTAAGGAGTTTAGAAATAGCATATAATGAAGTATTTGATAGATATAGAAAagcata
The window above is part of the Plasmodium malariae genome assembly, chromosome: 10 genome. Proteins encoded here:
- the EIF3B gene encoding eukaryotic translation initiation factor 3 subunit B, putative; its protein translation is MVKVTKEELSDKGLEEFLSDDSDEGNEAMLNKKYAEKEALITLETRFPQIITILGIPKVEEEKHSRLAEVLKKLFIRHLSAKISDSSLMNIKIYMPTDEEKKTKGICFVSFNDSFQANEAVKILNKLKLDAKHVLTASKMDDIENIINRDEHVMPINVVGFTREKIRWWLYDEKCREQFIVRYDSHFEVHWFDPLEKEPQLIYTTFKKNAPFSSVQWSNQGSYLVSFHNPGIALWGGDNFEKLIRLQHKSVKEISFSPNENYVLTWDGTPASLRNEKSICIWRVITGKLLRSFITPEYSPREKNFPYFLWSPDDKYIACVGKQKEVYVYELPSMLLLEDQEKKRIPLKYSMVKEFDWSPVDNIISIWMPGTTSIPGTLTFVEIPSRKELVSRKIYDVSQASIHWQSKGDYLCLKTTIEKKISKKNKKEFTQLEIFRLREKNIPVDNIQIEGVKTKQFHWEESNSNRFALIVRDENTSKQQIRFYKISNKGTARNAKWTSTFDINSQMNFMRWSPQGAYFILASLASEGMLYFCVLNTNDEVEVIHKDEHLLVSSLAWSNCGRYLVTSVSNAANASSSNYREENSEAGFFIWTFQGRCLMTIKKPSFYQFLFRPHPKSLFSDKLKLDIKNNLKDYSKKFDVIDEKIRIAKRNELLLERKNVEDSFNEKLDKITKLFQSFKEYEQFKKNWEIFESQFEWEEKTVVIEHVLSVKQEIFA